The following coding sequences are from one bacterium SCSIO 12741 window:
- a CDS encoding response regulator, with product MDNTKAYTILVVDDDPNNIRVINEYLLEQRPAREVLNATSGKLALKLAETVHPDLIVMDWEMPEMSGIEVIKRLKSQDSTRSIPVIMATGVMTSSQDLDTALAAGAVDYIRKPIDKVELAARIRTVLDLAEGINQIRRQKSELEVRNAFIHQLLNASPNPQFYQDKEGVLIDCNHSFSQFIGLPQEEIVGKTLAHIFPENVVSLFVENIAKSRKQSDLVTFEYSLHKEDQETRHLMASLSTYQNNSGEEGGIIGAFTDISERIKKDQLIQEQQALINANLQSELDFKRRELASQISMLLQQATRKEKLVDEIEALKDHLNAEGQRKLKKLINLFQLEEKNENSLVFENKFDQLNLAFFDALRKSCPELTKNETRLCAYFTMNLTPSDIASLTQKSLNSINVAFARLRTKLDLATNRELSNFLKSIEY from the coding sequence ATGGACAACACTAAGGCCTATACTATTCTGGTAGTGGATGATGACCCCAACAACATTCGGGTGATCAACGAATATTTACTCGAGCAACGCCCGGCCCGCGAAGTGCTCAATGCAACCAGTGGAAAGTTGGCTTTGAAACTGGCTGAAACGGTTCATCCCGATCTTATCGTCATGGACTGGGAGATGCCCGAAATGAGTGGAATCGAGGTTATCAAGCGACTGAAAAGTCAGGACTCCACTCGGAGTATTCCCGTAATTATGGCCACAGGGGTAATGACCTCTTCGCAGGATTTGGATACAGCTCTGGCGGCTGGAGCGGTAGATTATATCCGCAAACCCATCGATAAAGTGGAACTCGCAGCCCGAATTCGAACCGTGTTGGACCTTGCTGAGGGCATCAATCAAATCAGGAGGCAGAAGAGTGAATTGGAGGTTCGAAACGCGTTCATTCATCAACTGCTCAATGCAAGTCCTAATCCCCAGTTTTACCAGGATAAGGAAGGTGTGCTTATCGATTGCAATCACAGTTTTAGCCAATTTATCGGTTTGCCTCAAGAAGAAATTGTGGGCAAAACCCTGGCTCATATTTTCCCCGAAAATGTGGTGTCGCTATTTGTCGAGAACATAGCCAAAAGCCGAAAACAAAGTGATTTGGTCACTTTTGAGTATTCCTTACATAAAGAAGATCAGGAAACACGTCATCTGATGGCCTCCTTATCCACCTACCAAAATAATTCGGGCGAAGAAGGTGGTATTATTGGAGCGTTCACCGACATTTCCGAACGAATCAAAAAGGATCAGCTAATCCAGGAGCAACAGGCCCTAATCAATGCCAATTTGCAATCTGAATTGGATTTTAAGCGACGTGAATTAGCTTCCCAAATAAGTATGCTTCTGCAGCAGGCGACTCGCAAGGAAAAACTGGTAGACGAAATCGAAGCACTAAAAGATCATCTGAATGCAGAGGGGCAGCGAAAACTAAAGAAACTCATCAATCTTTTTCAGCTCGAGGAAAAGAATGAAAATTCCCTGGTTTTCGAAAACAAGTTCGATCAGCTGAACCTGGCTTTCTTTGATGCTCTGCGCAAATCCTGCCCTGAGTTAACCAAAAACGAAACTCGTTTGTGTGCCTATTTCACCATGAACCTCACCCCATCTGACATTGCTTCGTTGACCCAGAAAAGCCTCAATAGCATCAACGTAGCCTTTGCCCGATTGCGCACCAAGCTGGATTTGGCTACGAATCGGGAACTATCCAATTTTTTGAAATCGATAGAATACTAG
- a CDS encoding T9SS type A sorting domain-containing protein, translating into MVDGVMEAVDLVVTVFNNSSNQRRADSLALVDFYNSTNGTGWTYQANWLSTTATIDTWEGVLVQNCRVTKIDLPGNNIDGTFPTSFQNLTELRTLNLPSNQLTSTFTMDQLKNLQWVNLQYNQINQIITNGSKDYYEALTYFNVSDNQCTGTTLNIKGMPKLYFLSMYQCGFSGLDLHTETSEVDYYGSLNEISANNNNLAGSFDISAMPVLVRLQANVNQLSGFVTRTGGNNDLRDLILSSNSFVGGALDVSGAPNLKLLFAESAGLGAVNMLSTMILEDVRLSSNQLSSFDPTPMAATLRILYLQHNNLLSQFTLGTPNYPSLTHLGLLNSPLLTGTLDISNAPVMQWFRASSCSYSDFIFYTGANYPLNYVNVAYNDLVQLDVRNKPNLVYLFAEHNDLTTLQSGTYVSTNMTVNISNNNLIFNDIIPNLANFSGTITYSPQAKVPVIPGLNSVSVAADFTGTSYEWREQGQTPVLSANRIFNYSAPATYYCEMNNSLAPALTLYSENYVAPPAAPPTPSPVDANSSNLMYHTGGTSVDQRRVYPNPVHKKDNVIIENITFSSTDQVSIQLVSLNGSTVQTIDPNQVTANDSSIQIPIEVKKEGFYLIQLMINDEVSAFRISVED; encoded by the coding sequence ATGGTGGATGGCGTTATGGAAGCCGTTGATCTGGTGGTGACGGTATTTAACAACAGCTCTAACCAAAGAAGGGCGGATTCACTGGCCCTGGTGGACTTCTACAATAGTACCAATGGTACCGGTTGGACCTACCAGGCTAATTGGCTGTCTACCACTGCTACGATAGACACCTGGGAAGGCGTACTCGTTCAAAACTGCCGGGTAACCAAAATCGATTTACCAGGCAACAACATTGATGGTACCTTTCCGACCTCCTTTCAAAACCTAACCGAACTTCGTACCCTAAACCTCCCCAGCAATCAGTTGACCTCAACTTTTACTATGGATCAACTTAAAAACCTCCAATGGGTAAACCTTCAGTACAATCAAATCAACCAAATCATAACCAACGGAAGCAAGGATTATTACGAGGCGCTTACCTACTTCAACGTAAGTGACAACCAGTGTACAGGCACCACCCTCAATATAAAAGGAATGCCCAAGCTCTACTTTCTATCCATGTATCAGTGCGGATTTTCAGGCCTCGATTTACACACCGAAACTTCGGAGGTTGATTACTATGGCTCCCTAAATGAGATCTCTGCCAATAACAACAACTTGGCTGGCTCTTTTGATATCTCTGCCATGCCTGTGCTGGTAAGATTACAGGCTAACGTAAACCAGCTCTCAGGATTTGTAACCCGAACCGGAGGAAACAACGACTTGAGAGATTTGATTTTATCGAGCAACAGTTTTGTGGGTGGTGCTTTGGATGTGAGCGGTGCTCCCAACTTGAAGTTACTTTTCGCGGAATCTGCCGGGCTTGGTGCCGTAAATATGCTCTCAACCATGATTCTAGAGGACGTGCGATTAAGCTCAAATCAACTGAGTAGTTTTGACCCTACTCCGATGGCTGCTACCCTGCGAATTTTGTACCTGCAGCACAACAACTTGCTCAGTCAGTTTACCTTGGGCACCCCCAATTATCCGAGCCTCACCCATCTGGGGTTATTAAACAGTCCTTTGCTTACCGGCACCTTAGACATCTCGAATGCCCCAGTTATGCAATGGTTTAGAGCAAGTAGCTGCTCCTACAGCGATTTCATTTTCTACACGGGTGCAAACTATCCGCTTAATTATGTGAACGTCGCCTACAACGATCTCGTTCAATTGGATGTCCGAAACAAACCCAACTTGGTTTATTTGTTCGCCGAACACAACGACCTAACTACGCTCCAATCTGGCACTTACGTTTCCACCAATATGACGGTAAACATTTCAAACAACAATTTGATTTTTAATGACATCATTCCTAACCTGGCCAATTTTTCAGGAACCATTACCTATAGTCCACAGGCTAAAGTTCCTGTTATTCCAGGTTTAAATAGTGTTTCCGTTGCCGCCGATTTTACCGGAACGTCTTACGAATGGCGTGAACAAGGGCAAACACCAGTATTGTCTGCCAACAGAATTTTTAATTACTCTGCCCCAGCCACCTACTACTGTGAAATGAACAACAGCCTGGCTCCGGCCCTGACTTTGTACTCTGAAAATTATGTGGCTCCTCCAGCAGCTCCACCAACTCCCTCACCGGTGGATGCAAATTCAAGCAACCTCATGTACCACACAGGCGGAACATCTGTAGATCAACGGCGGGTTTACCCAAATCCGGTTCATAAAAAGGACAATGTGATTATTGAGAACATTACCTTTTCATCGACGGACCAAGTAAGCATCCAATTGGTCAGCCTGAATGGATCTACTGTACAAACTATTGACCCGAATCAGGTTACGGCCAATGACTCCTCCATCCAAATTCCTATTGAGGTGAAAAAGGAAGGATTCTATCTGATTCAACTTATGATCAATGATGAGGTAAGTGCCTTCCGCATTTCGGTAGAGGATTAA
- a CDS encoding SBBP repeat-containing protein yields MKTFKLILPVLFICCSLPGFSQSPYLPNDVYDEEKHPSFVYVENGGQLHDINNQLINHIKYYNDERLPRIYLGENDFYFVSVSKDTSGLDSLFRIRMQFEDEAGYPTIVPTALGDDEIPRNYYLPHCGNGVEDQHGFERIVYEEVYPSIDFHYYSNRIGPKTYTVIHPGGDPEDILMHFTGQDSINDSTNGSIAMYIQRHAFVFEEMIAYEIDDNGNTNLLNWKPTYNNQGNGRVSITCGTYDTDKVLVLMNAMPVPQWAQSNPPIQNMMWSTHLPSFSGYDLDIKTDVDDNVFVASEIEDKVFPGASFHHGYKTSYDAAVVGFDDDHKKMFLCYWGSSKNDTYIKIAVDHNDHVYIGGTSEGSGLIVKGPSGSYQDNINPDAVTDWMIGKIYYGQNNGTLFRGQLIWSTYLGGNGGFDQFADLTTDDNGNLYVIGKGNSNMPIQTLSGAYNSTSGDGVIYKFNSTGAMLWGTRFGNVAVPTFRFRDIQVDSQGRVIVCGSVPNAGTFPLVDPGGGAHHPTYAGGSYDAFLTIFNPNHSIFMSSYLGGTGLDIGYNLAIDASDNIFLTGMVDNTGFTTLDAGNGAYFDNSYNGTGTQSLIIGDAFISKFDKDGVLLHSTYYGGRADENGWDVEVDINDNLYVFGSTTSDNLPLKPLALAYQENAQSNGNDDDENSFLTVFDPDFKHKWATYLANADPTVSPSTNNVLSYGYSMATSSNERLYCVGFYGPPNAPGAFPLVEYPGGFFDNTPNGTYLTAFNVNYQTLSALNYDKTKMPFRVYPNPASTSIIIEALGSMEGVRKIRVYNSLGAIIHVGESDLNSSYRIDTRIWDSGIYFVHVGAESQKIVIFRD; encoded by the coding sequence ATGAAAACCTTCAAACTAATCCTTCCGGTACTTTTTATTTGTTGTTCTCTCCCAGGCTTTAGCCAATCTCCGTATCTCCCTAATGACGTTTACGATGAGGAAAAGCACCCCAGTTTTGTCTATGTCGAAAATGGAGGGCAATTGCATGATATCAACAACCAACTGATTAACCACATCAAGTATTACAACGACGAACGTTTACCCAGAATCTATTTGGGTGAAAATGACTTCTACTTTGTATCCGTATCAAAAGACACATCTGGACTTGATTCCTTATTCCGGATCCGAATGCAATTTGAAGACGAAGCCGGTTATCCCACTATTGTTCCAACCGCTTTGGGTGACGACGAAATTCCGAGAAACTATTATTTACCCCATTGTGGTAACGGAGTAGAGGACCAACATGGGTTTGAGCGAATTGTGTATGAAGAGGTCTATCCCTCCATAGATTTTCACTATTACAGTAATCGAATTGGCCCTAAAACCTATACCGTTATCCATCCCGGAGGTGATCCTGAAGATATTCTGATGCATTTTACTGGACAGGATTCCATCAATGATTCTACTAATGGGAGTATAGCGATGTACATCCAACGGCATGCCTTTGTTTTTGAAGAAATGATCGCCTATGAAATCGATGACAATGGAAATACCAATCTGTTGAATTGGAAACCGACCTACAATAATCAAGGCAATGGTCGGGTATCTATCACTTGTGGAACTTATGATACCGACAAAGTGTTGGTTTTGATGAACGCCATGCCCGTTCCACAGTGGGCACAATCTAATCCACCCATTCAGAATATGATGTGGAGTACTCACTTACCCAGTTTTTCTGGATATGACCTGGACATTAAGACCGATGTGGATGACAATGTTTTTGTTGCCAGCGAAATTGAGGATAAAGTATTTCCAGGTGCATCCTTTCACCATGGATATAAAACCTCATATGATGCTGCAGTAGTAGGTTTTGATGACGACCACAAAAAAATGTTTTTGTGCTATTGGGGTAGTTCGAAGAACGATACCTACATTAAAATTGCCGTAGACCATAACGATCACGTCTATATAGGTGGCACTTCAGAGGGTTCGGGATTGATTGTTAAAGGTCCTTCTGGGTCTTATCAAGATAACATTAATCCGGATGCTGTTACAGACTGGATGATCGGTAAAATCTACTATGGGCAGAACAACGGTACGTTGTTTCGAGGTCAGTTAATATGGTCCACTTACCTGGGAGGAAATGGTGGTTTTGACCAATTTGCGGATCTTACCACAGATGATAATGGGAACCTCTATGTCATTGGAAAAGGCAATTCGAATATGCCTATCCAAACCTTATCCGGTGCTTATAACAGTACTTCAGGTGATGGCGTGATTTACAAATTCAATAGCACTGGGGCTATGCTATGGGGAACCCGATTCGGCAATGTAGCTGTGCCCACTTTTCGTTTCCGTGATATTCAGGTTGATTCACAAGGTAGAGTTATTGTTTGCGGTTCAGTTCCCAATGCCGGTACGTTTCCATTGGTGGATCCTGGAGGAGGGGCGCATCACCCGACCTATGCAGGAGGAAGTTATGACGCTTTTCTAACCATTTTTAATCCCAATCATAGCATTTTTATGAGTAGTTATTTAGGTGGGACTGGATTGGATATTGGCTACAATTTGGCTATTGATGCTTCTGACAATATATTCCTTACCGGGATGGTAGACAACACTGGATTTACTACTCTTGATGCGGGTAATGGGGCTTATTTTGACAATTCCTACAATGGTACAGGAACACAATCTTTGATTATCGGAGATGCATTTATTAGCAAGTTTGACAAAGATGGAGTATTGCTTCATTCCACCTATTACGGTGGTCGGGCAGATGAAAACGGCTGGGATGTAGAAGTGGATATTAATGATAACCTTTATGTTTTTGGTTCGACCACCAGTGATAACCTCCCTTTAAAACCCTTGGCCCTGGCCTACCAGGAAAATGCCCAATCGAATGGTAATGACGATGACGAGAATTCATTCCTTACCGTATTTGACCCTGATTTTAAACACAAATGGGCTACCTATTTGGCCAATGCCGACCCCACTGTGTCGCCATCAACAAATAACGTCCTAAGTTATGGTTATAGCATGGCCACATCATCTAACGAGCGACTTTATTGTGTTGGGTTTTATGGACCTCCTAATGCACCAGGGGCCTTCCCTTTAGTCGAGTACCCTGGAGGTTTTTTCGATAATACTCCAAACGGAACCTACCTAACAGCATTTAATGTTAATTATCAAACCCTCTCCGCTTTGAATTACGATAAAACAAAGATGCCATTTAGGGTCTACCCTAATCCGGCGAGCACATCGATAATCATCGAGGCATTAGGGTCAATGGAAGGAGTTCGAAAGATTCGTGTGTATAATAGTTTGGGTGCGATAATTCACGTTGGTGAGAGTGATTTGAATTCGAGTTATAGAATTGATACGCGAATCTGGGATTCCGGAATCTACTTTGTCCATGTTGGAGCGGAATCCCAAAAAATTGTGATCTTCAGAGATTAA
- a CDS encoding T9SS type A sorting domain-containing protein, with translation MNFLSLNAQKWAPVGVGFDRPPVLYTDTFNDLLYAGGQPKYSADSILLRGIASYDGNQLKPLNKASSTCGFNFCSFAQVMQFYKGALFVKAFNETLEDTINALGLASWNGNQWSSVGGGVRYDDTGSGDIREMVVHNNRLHVAGSFRYAGNVLANKVAAWDGNKWTSVDSDTSFWTKQSWIETLAFYRDELYIGGTFRTEDKSIHDVARWDGSTWQPVGTTYTMFDEGLITDMIVYKDELYIGGFFLEPNSPGNFVARWNGTNWNRVGDGLRHSSGGGFVSKMEIVNDKLLITGMFDQAGDIPVDNIVTWDGLRWCTFDTTNSFGSQIPVDHFTYFRDTFYIETAEYLNGDTMNYFAKWNGSLDPVSCSKEYPLSIYDNEGIVTTNEFRIYPNPANQELRIILSQEGTERLSWQVTDMNGKQYDRSVLHQSRNTEAILNTAELPPGIYFLNINGKYARFGVVR, from the coding sequence TTGAATTTCCTTTCATTGAATGCTCAGAAATGGGCACCCGTAGGAGTAGGATTTGATCGTCCACCGGTCCTATACACAGATACATTTAACGACTTGCTTTATGCAGGTGGTCAACCTAAGTACTCAGCTGATTCTATATTGTTAAGAGGAATAGCTTCGTACGATGGGAATCAGCTAAAGCCTCTAAACAAAGCAAGCTCCACCTGTGGCTTTAATTTTTGTTCGTTTGCTCAGGTTATGCAATTTTATAAAGGTGCATTGTTTGTAAAGGCTTTTAATGAGACACTCGAGGACACTATAAATGCCTTGGGCCTTGCCAGCTGGAACGGAAATCAATGGTCAAGTGTAGGAGGAGGAGTGCGTTATGATGATACTGGCTCTGGAGATATTAGAGAAATGGTTGTTCACAACAACAGACTTCACGTAGCAGGCAGTTTTCGCTATGCAGGAAATGTTTTGGCTAATAAGGTGGCTGCCTGGGATGGGAACAAATGGACTTCCGTAGACAGCGATACTTCCTTCTGGACCAAACAGTCCTGGATTGAAACCTTAGCCTTTTATCGGGATGAGCTATACATAGGAGGCACCTTTAGAACCGAAGACAAATCAATCCACGATGTGGCGCGCTGGGATGGTAGCACATGGCAACCAGTAGGAACAACCTATACCATGTTTGATGAAGGACTGATCACTGATATGATTGTCTATAAAGATGAACTCTATATTGGTGGGTTCTTCCTTGAGCCTAACTCTCCGGGGAATTTTGTAGCGCGTTGGAATGGTACGAATTGGAATCGGGTAGGTGATGGCCTTAGACATAGCAGTGGTGGCGGTTTTGTGTCCAAAATGGAAATTGTCAATGACAAGCTATTGATTACAGGAATGTTTGACCAGGCCGGAGATATTCCGGTGGACAATATTGTTACTTGGGATGGACTGCGTTGGTGCACATTTGATACCACTAATAGTTTTGGGTCACAAATCCCGGTTGATCACTTTACCTATTTCAGGGATACATTTTACATTGAGACGGCCGAATACCTGAATGGTGATACCATGAACTATTTCGCCAAATGGAATGGATCTTTGGACCCGGTTAGTTGTAGTAAGGAGTATCCTTTGTCCATTTACGATAACGAGGGTATTGTCACTACCAATGAATTCAGAATTTACCCCAATCCGGCGAATCAGGAGCTTAGAATCATTCTGTCTCAAGAAGGCACTGAAAGATTGAGTTGGCAAGTAACAGACATGAACGGAAAACAATACGACCGTTCCGTTCTTCACCAATCCAGGAACACAGAAGCAATTCTGAACACAGCAGAATTGCCTCCGGGAATTTACTTTCTCAATATCAATGGGAAGTATGCTCGGTTTGGAGTAGTGAGGTGA
- a CDS encoding ATP-binding cassette domain-containing protein: protein MLEAQNVSLQFGKRVLFDEVNIKFHGDSCYGVIGANGAGKSTFLKILTGEISPNTGGVKLEPGKRMAVLKQDHHAFDEMTALNTVMMGHAELWKIIQEKDAIYAKPDFSEEDGMRASELEAEFAEMDGWNAESDAAALLSGLGIAESDHYTLLKDLSGNQKVRILLAQALFGNPDVLVLDEPTNDLDLKTISWLEDFLLDFRNTVIVVSHDRHFLDTVCTNIVDIDFKKLNSYTGNYTFWYESSQLALRQRSAANKKAEAKKKELQEFISRFSANASKSKQATSRKKLLDKINVDEIQASSRKYPAVIFNQQREAGNQILEVNGMGASSSMSGETLFQNLSFQVNKGDKIAFLAKNGLSVTTLFQILMKEAQADSGSFQFGQTITTAFLPNDNSEYFETKDSLIDWLRPFSPGEKDDVYIRGFLGKMLFSGEESLKSANVLSGGEKVRCMLSRMMLQEGNVLILDEPTNHLDLESIQALNNALKDFKGTVLFTSHDHTFTQTVATRIIELGPNGHIDKELTYDEYVADERFVEQRAAL, encoded by the coding sequence ATGTTAGAAGCTCAAAACGTATCCCTTCAATTCGGAAAACGCGTCCTTTTTGACGAAGTAAACATCAAGTTTCACGGCGATAGCTGCTACGGCGTTATTGGTGCGAATGGTGCTGGAAAATCTACCTTTTTGAAGATCCTGACGGGTGAGATTTCTCCGAATACTGGTGGAGTTAAGCTGGAGCCTGGAAAACGTATGGCGGTTTTGAAACAGGACCACCACGCCTTTGATGAAATGACCGCGCTGAATACGGTAATGATGGGCCACGCTGAATTGTGGAAGATCATTCAGGAAAAAGATGCGATCTACGCCAAGCCGGATTTTAGCGAAGAAGACGGAATGCGTGCTTCGGAACTGGAAGCGGAATTTGCCGAAATGGACGGCTGGAACGCGGAAAGTGATGCCGCTGCTCTGTTGTCTGGATTGGGCATTGCCGAATCGGATCACTATACTTTGTTGAAGGACTTGAGCGGTAACCAGAAGGTAAGAATCTTGCTGGCCCAGGCTCTGTTTGGAAATCCGGATGTACTGGTCTTGGATGAGCCTACCAACGACTTGGACCTGAAAACCATCAGCTGGTTGGAAGACTTCTTGTTGGACTTTCGGAACACGGTAATCGTTGTATCTCACGACCGTCACTTTTTGGATACGGTATGTACCAACATCGTAGACATCGACTTCAAAAAACTGAATAGCTATACCGGTAACTACACCTTCTGGTACGAATCGAGCCAATTGGCCTTACGTCAACGTTCTGCAGCGAACAAAAAGGCGGAAGCCAAGAAGAAAGAACTCCAGGAATTTATTTCCCGATTCAGTGCCAATGCTTCAAAGAGTAAGCAGGCCACCAGCCGGAAGAAATTGTTGGATAAAATCAATGTGGACGAAATCCAGGCGAGTAGCCGGAAATACCCTGCGGTGATCTTTAACCAGCAACGTGAAGCCGGAAATCAAATTCTTGAGGTGAACGGAATGGGAGCAAGCTCGAGCATGAGTGGCGAGACTTTATTCCAAAATCTATCCTTCCAGGTAAACAAAGGCGACAAAATTGCCTTCCTGGCCAAGAACGGACTTTCGGTAACTACCTTGTTCCAAATCTTGATGAAGGAAGCTCAAGCCGATAGCGGATCTTTCCAATTTGGACAAACGATTACCACGGCTTTCTTACCAAACGACAACAGCGAATATTTCGAAACCAAGGATAGCTTGATCGATTGGCTGCGCCCTTTCTCACCAGGAGAAAAAGACGATGTCTACATCCGTGGATTCCTCGGCAAGATGCTTTTCAGCGGAGAAGAATCACTGAAGAGTGCCAATGTCTTGTCTGGGGGAGAAAAAGTACGCTGTATGCTCTCCCGAATGATGCTTCAGGAAGGAAACGTCTTGATTTTGGATGAGCCAACCAACCACTTGGACCTGGAATCTATTCAGGCACTTAACAACGCCCTAAAAGACTTCAAAGGAACGGTTCTGTTTACTTCACATGACCACACCTTCACGCAAACGGTAGCAACCCGTATCATCGAGCTCGGCCCGAACGGACACATCGATAAGGAACTTACTTACGATGAGTATGTAGCGGATGAGCGGTTTGTGGAGCAACGCGCAGCGTTGTAA